A genomic stretch from Candidatus Methylacidiphilales bacterium includes:
- a CDS encoding carbon-nitrogen hydrolase, which yields MPTAPFSANVPPMTHPDPPSPHTSVTLGLIQTHAFPDPDQNLDHHTHLIRQAASKGAQIIATQELFRTHYFCQEEDHTNFSLAEPIPDGPTTRTLSQLAKQLHIVIIASLFERRAPGLYHNTAIILDADGSYLGSYRKMHIPDDPRYYEKFYFTPGDLGYRAWRTAYATIGVLICWDQWYPEAARLTALQGAQILFYPTAIGWHPDEKATCGAAQLQAWQTIQRSHAIANGCYLAAINRLGHETPYGPPGIEFWGHSFIADPMGQIIAEAPSDQETILIASLDLSLIDTTRTHWPFLRDRRIDSYADLQRRYLDNP from the coding sequence TTGCCCACCGCACCTTTTTCTGCCAATGTCCCTCCCATGACTCACCCCGACCCCCCCTCACCACACACCTCCGTCACCCTCGGCCTGATTCAAACCCACGCCTTCCCCGACCCCGATCAAAACCTCGACCACCACACCCACCTCATCCGCCAAGCCGCCTCAAAAGGCGCCCAGATCATCGCCACCCAAGAACTCTTCCGCACCCACTACTTCTGCCAAGAAGAAGACCACACCAACTTCTCCCTCGCCGAACCCATCCCCGACGGCCCCACCACCCGCACACTCTCCCAACTCGCCAAACAACTCCACATCGTCATCATCGCCTCCCTCTTCGAACGCCGCGCACCCGGCCTCTACCACAACACCGCCATCATCCTCGACGCCGACGGCTCCTACCTCGGATCCTACCGCAAAATGCACATCCCCGACGACCCTCGCTACTACGAAAAATTTTACTTCACACCAGGCGACCTCGGCTACCGCGCTTGGCGCACCGCCTACGCCACCATCGGTGTCCTCATCTGTTGGGATCAATGGTATCCCGAAGCCGCCCGCCTCACCGCCCTCCAAGGTGCACAAATTCTCTTCTACCCCACAGCCATCGGATGGCATCCTGACGAAAAAGCCACCTGCGGCGCCGCTCAACTCCAAGCCTGGCAGACCATCCAGCGCAGCCACGCCATCGCCAACGGCTGCTACCTCGCCGCCATCAACCGCCTCGGCCACGAAACTCCTTACGGCCCCCCAGGCATCGAATTCTGGGGACACAGCTTCATCGCCGACCCCATGGGCCAAATCATCGCCGAAGCCCCATCCGATCAAGAAACCATTCTCATAGCATCCCTCGATCTCTCCCTCATCGACACCACCCGCACCCATTGGCCCTTCCTCCGCGATCGCCGCATCGACTCCTACGCCGACCTCCAACGCCGTTACCTGGATAACCCCTAG
- the recF gene encoding DNA replication and repair protein RecF (All proteins in this family for which functions are known are DNA-binding proteins that assist the filamentation of RecA onto DNA for the initiation of recombination or recombinational repair.) gives MRNLHLSFFRSWKSLSLDLSPQRLFITGPNGIGKTSILEALYLISRLSSFRTRLWHEIAHHGSHHWQVDSDVGSIAWHEHTKSYFLPHKIPCKPHELYGRTAAVYISRSDTLTLLTSSENRRAWLDSLIAMHDTSYITLLRRWRKILAQRNAWLRSPSPQAAVGQAIESLYIEIGWQITQSRSQLVEKLNPTLQTLAHTLSPSTANFTFDFLPSFTSRPSSLSASLQEERSLGYSLIGPHRDDWRILINKRPLQKYASEGQIQIAILALKLTEAHHLNTSRSASPWLLLDDILAPLDTYHRSAFIQAIPQHAPLIYVSPSPPDTTIKKSFASVIDLENVPHSPSA, from the coding sequence ATGCGGAATCTCCACCTCTCCTTCTTTCGATCGTGGAAATCCCTTTCCCTCGATCTCTCCCCCCAACGCCTCTTCATCACAGGCCCAAACGGCATCGGAAAAACCTCCATCCTCGAAGCCCTCTACCTCATCAGCCGCCTCTCCTCCTTCCGCACCCGCCTCTGGCACGAAATCGCTCACCACGGCTCCCATCATTGGCAAGTAGACTCCGACGTCGGATCAATCGCATGGCACGAACACACCAAATCATACTTCCTCCCCCACAAAATCCCATGCAAACCCCACGAACTCTACGGCCGCACCGCCGCCGTCTATATCAGTCGCTCCGATACCCTCACCCTCCTCACTAGCAGCGAAAATCGCCGCGCTTGGTTGGATAGCCTCATCGCCATGCACGACACCTCCTACATCACCCTTCTCCGACGCTGGCGAAAAATCCTCGCCCAACGCAACGCCTGGCTCCGATCCCCCTCCCCCCAAGCAGCAGTCGGCCAAGCAATCGAATCACTCTACATCGAGATCGGATGGCAGATCACCCAATCTCGTTCACAACTCGTCGAAAAACTCAACCCCACACTCCAAACCCTCGCCCACACCCTCTCCCCATCGACCGCAAACTTCACCTTCGATTTCCTGCCAAGCTTCACATCCCGCCCCTCATCCCTCAGCGCCTCACTACAAGAAGAACGCTCCCTAGGCTATTCCCTCATCGGTCCACACCGCGACGACTGGCGCATCCTGATTAACAAACGCCCCCTCCAAAAATACGCCTCCGAAGGCCAAATCCAAATCGCCATCCTTGCCCTCAAACTCACCGAAGCCCATCACCTCAACACCAGCCGCTCCGCCTCACCCTGGCTCCTACTCGACGACATCCTCGCCCCCCTCGACACTTACCACCGCTCCGCCTTTATCCAAGCAATTCCCCAGCACGCCCCCCTTATCTACGTCTCCCCATCTCCCCCCGACACCACAATCAAAAAATCCTTCGCAAGCGTGATCGACTTAGAAAACGTCCCCCACTCTCCATCCGCCTAA
- the msrB gene encoding peptide-methionine (R)-S-oxide reductase MsrB: MTFASLHFALIFLLNLNLQQPNMSSPPNPASSPLPNSPPLVLIREISPDGTLTPPQLLPKLILPDSEWKQKLSPEAYRILRAQGTERPFCGHLLHNKATGIYCCAGCHLPLFHSHSKFESHTGWPSFFAPIAKENITERLDTSHGMIRTEILCTRCDGHLGHVFPDGPPPTGLRYCLNSAALHFIPLPASNPH, encoded by the coding sequence ATGACCTTCGCCTCCCTTCACTTTGCGCTTATCTTTCTTCTCAACCTCAATCTTCAACAACCCAACATGTCCTCCCCACCCAACCCCGCATCCTCGCCCCTCCCAAACTCTCCCCCCCTAGTCCTAATCCGAGAAATCTCACCAGACGGCACCCTCACGCCCCCACAACTTCTCCCCAAACTCATCCTACCAGACTCCGAGTGGAAACAAAAACTCTCTCCCGAAGCCTACCGCATCCTCCGCGCCCAAGGCACAGAGCGTCCTTTCTGCGGCCACCTCCTCCACAACAAAGCTACCGGCATCTACTGCTGTGCAGGGTGTCATCTCCCACTCTTCCATTCCCACTCCAAATTCGAATCCCACACCGGTTGGCCAAGCTTCTTCGCTCCCATCGCCAAAGAAAACATCACCGAGCGGCTCGACACCTCCCACGGTATGATCCGCACCGAGATCCTCTGCACACGCTGCGATGGCCACCTCGGCCATGTCTTCCCCGATGGTCCCCCTCCTACTGGCCTCCGATACTGCCTAAATTCCGCCGCTCTTCACTTCATACCCCTCCCCGCCTCCAATCCGCATTAA
- a CDS encoding glycosyltransferase family 9 protein, protein MKLEQSSRVVICRPDRIGDVIISTSCLPILKKRFPDTKFYFMAREPLRILLQNHPCLAGFISIPPQAEEFSWKDVAMISMSLRQIRPTSIIHLHPHPSCYLAAWQQRIGLRVGYSRLGWSWTLNRSHPDTRDQGLKHEALYNFDLLQELGVEPKGPIRPSIVLDVRYKDSLAEKMPQLFETMNYAVINPTAFSPTLRWPAEYFAELSKRIYKNYGFDIVLIGDRARDPSIVKIKRMLHAWNIPFINLAGKTHLGELAWLLRYAKVFVSRNTGPSHLAAAVNCPAVDIFGRSSPTYGPIRWRPLSPRSVIIMRTPRRKKWETTEEYWIRSYRAISVEQIEEAVKDALRDTPLLPSPSTPITLSPSSLATNIS, encoded by the coding sequence ATGAAACTGGAGCAGTCCTCTCGCGTCGTCATTTGCCGTCCCGACCGCATTGGAGATGTCATCATCAGCACCTCTTGCCTGCCTATTCTCAAAAAGCGCTTTCCCGACACTAAATTCTACTTCATGGCTCGCGAGCCCCTACGCATCCTCCTTCAAAATCATCCATGCCTAGCCGGTTTTATTTCTATCCCCCCCCAGGCAGAAGAATTCTCATGGAAAGACGTCGCCATGATTTCAATGAGCCTGCGCCAGATCCGCCCTACATCGATTATTCACCTCCACCCCCACCCCTCTTGCTACCTAGCTGCATGGCAACAACGCATCGGCCTCCGCGTCGGTTACTCAAGACTAGGATGGTCATGGACCCTCAATCGTTCACACCCCGATACCCGCGATCAAGGATTGAAACACGAAGCCCTATACAACTTCGACCTCCTACAAGAACTCGGCGTCGAACCCAAAGGACCTATCCGCCCCTCCATCGTCCTAGATGTCCGCTACAAAGACTCACTCGCAGAAAAAATGCCGCAACTCTTCGAAACCATGAATTACGCAGTCATCAACCCCACCGCTTTCTCCCCCACATTAAGATGGCCTGCAGAATATTTCGCTGAACTCTCCAAACGCATCTACAAAAATTACGGCTTCGACATCGTCCTCATCGGCGATCGCGCTCGCGATCCCTCCATCGTCAAAATTAAACGCATGCTCCACGCTTGGAACATCCCCTTCATCAACTTAGCCGGCAAAACCCACCTAGGCGAACTCGCCTGGCTCCTCCGCTACGCAAAGGTCTTCGTCTCCCGAAACACCGGCCCAAGCCATCTCGCAGCTGCCGTAAACTGCCCTGCAGTCGATATCTTCGGTCGCTCCTCACCGACTTATGGCCCTATACGCTGGCGACCTCTCAGTCCCCGTTCAGTCATCATCATGCGCACCCCACGCCGCAAAAAATGGGAAACCACAGAGGAATATTGGATCCGCTCCTATCGCGCAATCTCCGTAGAACAAATCGAAGAAGCCGTCAAAGACGCCCTTCGCGATACCCCTCTCTTGCCCTCCCCTTCCACACCGATCACACTCTCCCCTTCCTCCCTGGCTACAAACATCTCCTAA
- a CDS encoding glycosyltransferase family 4 protein, with product MPFSKPALILTHEFYPFRGGVARYVQELALEAHNKGIPLEVCCQQPPSRAGAWPYIITSIPGKGTLRWSDTYRFIRFLRLHANALPDRIICLTSWGALRAWALSGLKPANSSIRILFHGSEILKINRRSWFWGPIMLSLFQQKQVSIFATTPFVRDLLLRSPYFPKDRSVEIAPCGLSHPFRNLPLKNATPTTKPPTEIIILSVARLDPRKGQLEAIKAMALLPSAIKYRITYRMIGRGSRSYRKKIFSLARRNKIRCVHIPDASDSTLIQEYQKAYLLIQPSLSLPHSIEGFGLSIIEAAACRCPAIAYASGGLVHAIEDGATGWLVPENNPTALSNAILEAIENPEERNRRAHLAHNRAIMLTYDTAVQRLLC from the coding sequence ATGCCTTTCTCAAAGCCTGCACTCATTCTAACCCATGAATTCTACCCATTCCGCGGTGGAGTCGCTCGCTATGTTCAGGAGCTAGCTCTTGAAGCCCATAACAAAGGCATCCCCTTAGAAGTCTGCTGCCAACAACCTCCAAGCCGCGCCGGCGCTTGGCCTTATATCATTACCTCTATCCCCGGCAAAGGAACCCTCCGGTGGAGTGACACCTACCGCTTCATTCGCTTCCTCAGACTCCACGCAAATGCCTTACCCGATCGGATCATCTGCTTAACTAGCTGGGGCGCTCTGCGCGCATGGGCATTATCCGGGCTAAAGCCCGCGAATTCCTCCATCCGCATCCTCTTCCATGGATCGGAGATACTAAAAATAAACCGCCGCTCCTGGTTCTGGGGCCCCATCATGCTCTCATTATTTCAACAAAAACAAGTCTCTATTTTCGCCACTACCCCGTTCGTTCGTGATCTGTTGCTGCGTTCTCCATATTTCCCCAAAGACCGTTCCGTTGAGATCGCCCCATGCGGCCTAAGCCATCCTTTCCGAAACTTGCCCCTAAAAAACGCAACCCCCACGACTAAGCCTCCAACTGAAATTATCATCCTATCCGTTGCTCGCCTCGATCCACGAAAAGGTCAACTGGAAGCAATAAAAGCCATGGCCCTACTGCCAAGCGCGATTAAATACCGCATCACTTATCGCATGATCGGCCGCGGATCGCGTTCCTATCGAAAAAAAATTTTTTCTCTAGCTCGACGCAATAAAATTCGCTGCGTCCACATTCCCGATGCAAGCGACAGCACCCTCATCCAAGAGTATCAAAAAGCATACCTCCTCATTCAGCCGAGTTTGTCGCTTCCACATAGTATCGAAGGCTTTGGACTTTCTATCATCGAAGCTGCAGCCTGCAGATGTCCAGCGATCGCCTACGCTTCAGGAGGTCTCGTCCACGCCATAGAAGACGGCGCTACAGGCTGGCTTGTCCCAGAAAACAATCCCACCGCCCTAAGCAATGCAATCTTAGAAGCCATCGAAAACCCTGAAGAACGCAACCGACGCGCTCACCTAGCACACAATCGCGCCATTATGCTCACTTACGACACCGCTGTCCAAAGACTCCTCTGCTGA